In Asanoa sp. WMMD1127, one genomic interval encodes:
- a CDS encoding Fic family protein, whose translation MLYAVPALDGDDNRVLGEIESLHAAFLQFGRAGEWVGGVRKRLFASAIRGSNTIEGYTVSPTAATAIVDHVAVPADVPEEAREAVRGYRDALTWVTQTADMASFAYSETALSALHFMMMRFWPERAPGRYRTRGIVVTGADPLVPAYVGPDADRIPGLMSELVDWLNAGDLAAHLLVRAAMAHLNLVRVHPWRDGNGRMSRCLQTMVIARGGRLAPEFCSIEEWLGFELNTVDYYRALQETGGTYEPATDVHSWVRFCLRAHHLQAQIVDRRLRYGQEVWAALAELVAGSGFHARTVAALYAAATDHLRREIYAGAEGLSRDQSVRDVRALERAGLLTAVGYGATLAYVAAGPAREIADQVAAGLTAPAREPYGR comes from the coding sequence ATGTTGTACGCCGTGCCGGCGCTCGACGGCGACGACAATCGAGTGTTGGGCGAGATCGAGTCACTCCATGCCGCGTTCTTACAGTTCGGTCGGGCCGGCGAGTGGGTCGGTGGCGTCCGTAAACGCCTGTTCGCCAGCGCCATCCGCGGTTCCAACACGATCGAGGGCTACACGGTTTCCCCCACCGCGGCGACGGCGATCGTCGACCACGTCGCGGTCCCGGCCGACGTGCCGGAGGAGGCCCGGGAAGCGGTCCGTGGCTACCGGGACGCCCTGACCTGGGTCACCCAGACCGCGGACATGGCGTCCTTCGCCTACAGCGAGACGGCCCTGTCGGCCCTGCACTTCATGATGATGCGGTTCTGGCCGGAGCGGGCCCCGGGCCGCTACCGCACCCGGGGCATCGTCGTGACCGGCGCCGACCCGCTGGTGCCGGCCTATGTGGGTCCCGACGCCGACCGCATACCCGGTTTGATGTCCGAGCTGGTCGACTGGCTCAACGCCGGTGACCTGGCCGCCCATCTCCTCGTGCGCGCGGCGATGGCGCATCTCAACCTCGTGCGGGTGCATCCGTGGCGGGACGGCAACGGCCGCATGTCGCGGTGCCTGCAGACCATGGTCATCGCGCGTGGTGGCCGGCTCGCGCCCGAGTTCTGCTCCATCGAGGAGTGGCTCGGTTTCGAGCTCAACACGGTCGACTACTACCGGGCGCTGCAGGAGACCGGCGGCACCTACGAGCCCGCGACCGACGTGCACAGCTGGGTCCGGTTCTGTCTCCGGGCGCACCATCTGCAGGCTCAGATCGTCGACCGGCGGCTGCGCTACGGGCAGGAGGTCTGGGCGGCGCTCGCCGAACTCGTGGCCGGAAGCGGGTTCCACGCCAGAACGGTCGCCGCTCTCTACGCCGCCGCGACCGACCATCTGCGGCGGGAGATCTACGCCGGCGCGGAGGGATTGTCCCGCGATCAGTCCGTGCGCGACGTGCGGGCCCTCGAACGGGCCGGGTTGCTGACCGCGGTCGGATACGGCGCGACGCTGGCCTACGTGGCCGCCGGCCCCGCCCGGGAGATCGCGGATCAGGTGGCCGCCGGGCTGACCGCGCCGGCGCGCGAGCCGTACGGACGCTGA
- a CDS encoding HhH-GPD-type base excision DNA repair protein → MTFSLPIAPEANALLDRSPLALLIGMTLDQQDKLEKAFSSPYVLAQRLGHEPTAREIADFDTEELIRLFATPPALHRFPKAMATRTQEVCRQLVERYDGDTARLWTEASDGADLFKRVAALPGFGKQKSQIFVALLGKRYGVRPAGWREAAGAYGAEGSHMSVADIVDEASLGKVRDYKKSVKAAAKSVG, encoded by the coding sequence ATGACGTTCTCGCTGCCCATCGCCCCGGAGGCCAACGCGCTGCTCGACCGGAGCCCGCTGGCGCTGCTGATCGGCATGACCCTCGACCAGCAGGACAAGCTGGAGAAGGCGTTCTCGTCGCCGTACGTCCTGGCGCAGCGGCTCGGGCACGAGCCGACGGCCCGGGAGATCGCCGACTTCGACACCGAGGAGCTGATCCGGCTCTTCGCGACGCCGCCGGCTCTGCACCGGTTCCCGAAGGCGATGGCGACCCGCACGCAGGAGGTCTGCCGCCAGCTCGTCGAGCGTTACGACGGCGACACCGCGCGGCTGTGGACCGAGGCGAGCGACGGCGCGGACCTGTTCAAGCGGGTCGCCGCCCTGCCTGGGTTCGGCAAGCAGAAGTCGCAGATCTTCGTCGCCCTGCTCGGCAAGCGCTACGGGGTGCGGCCGGCGGGCTGGCGGGAGGCGGCTGGCGCCTACGGGGCCGAAGGGTCGCACATGTCGGTGGCCGATATCGTCGACGAGGCTAGCCTTGGCAAGGTGCGCGACTACAAGAAGTCGGTGAAGGCGGCGGCGAAGTCTGTCGGGTAA
- a CDS encoding PadR family transcriptional regulator, with the protein MARKMTNLLGLAILATLVERPMHPYEMASLMRARGKEHDMEIKWGSLYRVVESLARHGFVEALPAERQGGRPERTAYRLTEAGRAELVDWTRELVAVPDRRPGPFVAALSVLGVLAPDDVVDQLGAREHRLAADLAEAERAMAGYAAAVPRLFLVEGEYELAMRRAELAWVRAFRAELVEGKLPGLDEWRTYHETGELPPAVAALAALGEEETR; encoded by the coding sequence ATGGCGCGGAAGATGACCAACCTGCTCGGCCTCGCCATCCTGGCGACGCTCGTCGAGCGACCCATGCATCCCTACGAGATGGCGTCGCTCATGCGGGCCCGCGGCAAAGAGCACGACATGGAGATCAAGTGGGGGTCGCTCTACCGGGTCGTGGAGAGCCTGGCCCGGCACGGCTTCGTCGAGGCGTTGCCGGCCGAGCGGCAGGGCGGGCGGCCGGAGCGCACGGCGTACCGGCTCACCGAGGCGGGCCGGGCCGAGCTCGTCGACTGGACGCGCGAGCTGGTCGCCGTGCCGGACCGCCGGCCGGGCCCGTTCGTCGCCGCGCTCTCCGTGCTCGGCGTGCTGGCCCCCGACGACGTGGTCGACCAGCTCGGCGCCCGCGAACACCGACTCGCGGCGGACCTGGCCGAGGCCGAGCGGGCGATGGCCGGCTACGCCGCCGCGGTGCCGCGGCTGTTCCTCGTCGAGGGGGAGTACGAGCTGGCCATGCGCCGGGCCGAGCTGGCCTGGGTGCGGGCGTTCCGGGCCGAGCTCGTCGAGGGGAAGCTGCCCGGCCTGGACGAATGGCGGACCTATCACGAGACCGGCGAGCTGCCGCCCGCGGTGGCGGCGCTCGCGGCGTTGGGCGAGGAGGAGACGCGGTGA
- the dtd gene encoding D-aminoacyl-tRNA deacylase translates to MRALVQTVSRASVTVDGAVVGAIEDGLLVLLGVTHSDDAALADTLARKVWELRILDDEKSAGDLGAPVLVVSQFTLYADARKGRRPSWSAAAPAEVAEPLVTAFADALRSRGAHVETGRFRAHMLVESVNVGPRTVLLEL, encoded by the coding sequence GTGAGGGCGCTGGTCCAGACGGTCTCCCGCGCCTCCGTGACGGTCGACGGCGCGGTCGTCGGCGCGATCGAGGACGGGCTCCTGGTGCTGCTCGGCGTCACGCACAGCGACGACGCGGCGCTCGCCGACACGCTCGCCCGCAAGGTCTGGGAGCTGCGCATCCTCGACGACGAGAAGTCGGCCGGCGACCTCGGCGCGCCCGTGCTGGTGGTCAGCCAGTTCACGTTGTACGCGGACGCGCGCAAAGGGCGCCGGCCGAGCTGGTCCGCGGCGGCCCCGGCCGAGGTGGCCGAGCCGCTGGTGACCGCGTTCGCCGACGCCCTGCGCAGCCGGGGCGCGCACGTCGAGACCGGGCGGTTCCGGGCCCACATGCTCGTCGAGAGCGTCAACGTGGGCCCGCGCACCGTCCTGCTGGAGCTGTGA
- a CDS encoding methyltransferase, whose protein sequence is MLLSPDGVARLKDALGAAGFTSAGIAARLGPAATAAVARNDFRAALRITEDRDPLSTLIRLFVCGQTEEVEAVAAALAPVDFAEAFDAGLVEAAPGGGVRQGVDLEPYGDAWWVLSDVPSSARPGQPLRADHVLGIGGASSTVVGAAIRRPVGTALDLGTGCGVQALHLATHAGAVTATDLSERALRFAATTAALSGQQWEMLRGDLVEPVQGRRFDLVVSNPPFVIGPGTTTHTYRDSGRPGDAVCAELAAAAPGLLTEGGVMQFLANWEHVAGEDWGERVAGWFAGTGLDAWVIQREVADPMTYVGLWLADANEDGDPARAAAWLDWFDANDVAAIGFGLVTVRRGGHADPVVRVEDLRQQTQQPLGDQIAAWLDRQDFVRDADLLGSRYRTAPGLQLQQEATLGAEGWAVDRQVLVMPEGLRWSEEVDPLVLALVSGADGQVPLRDQISLLAAAHEVAEDDLAEAAGPIVAHLVERGIVEPVA, encoded by the coding sequence ATGCTCCTGTCTCCTGATGGCGTCGCCCGGCTGAAGGACGCGCTCGGCGCCGCCGGCTTCACCTCCGCCGGCATCGCCGCGCGGCTGGGGCCCGCCGCCACCGCGGCCGTGGCCCGCAACGACTTCCGGGCCGCGCTGCGGATCACCGAGGACCGGGATCCACTGTCGACGCTGATCCGGCTGTTCGTCTGCGGCCAGACCGAGGAGGTCGAGGCGGTCGCGGCCGCGCTGGCGCCCGTCGACTTCGCCGAGGCGTTCGACGCCGGGCTGGTCGAGGCGGCGCCGGGCGGCGGGGTGCGGCAGGGCGTCGACCTCGAGCCGTACGGCGATGCCTGGTGGGTCCTCTCCGACGTCCCCTCGTCGGCCCGGCCCGGGCAGCCGTTGCGCGCCGACCATGTGCTCGGCATCGGCGGCGCCTCGTCGACCGTCGTCGGCGCCGCGATCCGCCGGCCGGTCGGCACCGCGCTCGACCTCGGCACCGGCTGCGGCGTGCAGGCGCTGCACCTGGCCACCCACGCCGGCGCCGTCACCGCGACCGACCTGTCCGAGCGCGCCCTGCGGTTCGCGGCGACCACCGCCGCCCTCAGCGGCCAGCAGTGGGAGATGCTCCGCGGCGACCTGGTCGAGCCGGTCCAGGGCCGGCGGTTCGACCTCGTGGTCAGCAACCCGCCGTTCGTGATCGGGCCCGGCACGACCACGCACACCTACCGCGACTCGGGCCGCCCCGGCGACGCGGTCTGCGCGGAGCTCGCGGCCGCCGCGCCCGGGTTGCTCACCGAGGGCGGCGTGATGCAGTTCCTGGCCAACTGGGAGCACGTCGCCGGCGAGGACTGGGGCGAGCGGGTCGCGGGCTGGTTCGCCGGCACCGGCCTCGACGCCTGGGTCATCCAGCGCGAGGTCGCCGACCCCATGACGTACGTCGGTCTGTGGCTGGCCGACGCCAACGAGGACGGCGACCCGGCCCGCGCGGCCGCGTGGCTCGACTGGTTCGACGCCAACGACGTCGCGGCGATCGGCTTCGGCCTGGTCACCGTGCGCCGGGGCGGGCACGCCGACCCGGTGGTCCGCGTCGAGGACCTGCGCCAGCAGACCCAACAGCCGCTCGGCGACCAGATCGCGGCGTGGCTCGACCGCCAGGACTTCGTGCGCGACGCCGACCTGCTCGGCAGCCGCTACCGCACGGCACCGGGCCTGCAGCTCCAGCAGGAGGCGACGCTCGGTGCCGAGGGGTGGGCCGTCGACCGCCAGGTGCTGGTGATGCCGGAGGGACTGCGCTGGAGCGAGGAGGTCGACCCGCTGGTGCTGGCCCTGGTCAGCGGGGCCGACGGGCAGGTGCCGCTGCGCGACCAGATCTCCCTGCTGGCCGCCGCCCACGAGGTGGCCGAGGACGACCTGGCCGAGGCCGCCGGGCCGATCGTGGCTCACCTGGTCGAGCGCGGGATCGTGGAGCCGGTGGCGTGA
- a CDS encoding cupin domain-containing protein: protein MTHPWITELGLQPHPEGGWFAETWRSAHTFTPPGYAGPRAAATGIYFALFPGEESAWHVVRSDELWLWHAGGPLTLRLGGAGDSPGAVGSSVLGPDVAGGERPQLRVPGGVWQAAAPLRDEPVLVSCVVAPGFDFADFRMV from the coding sequence ATGACGCATCCCTGGATCACGGAGCTCGGCCTGCAGCCGCATCCGGAGGGCGGCTGGTTCGCGGAGACCTGGCGGTCCGCGCACACCTTCACCCCGCCCGGGTACGCGGGCCCGCGCGCGGCCGCCACCGGCATCTACTTCGCCCTGTTCCCCGGCGAGGAGTCGGCCTGGCACGTGGTCCGCTCGGACGAGCTGTGGCTGTGGCACGCCGGCGGTCCGCTCACGCTGCGCCTCGGCGGCGCCGGCGACTCGCCCGGAGCGGTCGGGTCCAGTGTGCTCGGGCCGGACGTGGCGGGTGGCGAGCGCCCGCAGCTGCGCGTACCCGGTGGTGTGTGGCAGGCCGCGGCGCCGCTGCGGGACGAGCCCGTGCTGGTCAGCTGCGTCGTGGCGCCCGGATTCGACTTCGCCGATTTCAGGATGGTGTGA
- a CDS encoding sporulation protein: protein MVFKRMMQALGVGGPSVETVLSNPNCRPGGYLEGQIHVVGGDHPVDIEYVALGMVTRVEVESGDAEYDSTTEFHRQRATGAFRLEGGQRYDIPFRFEVPWETPITEVYGQHLHGMTMALRTELEVARAVDKGDLDAVAVHPLPAQERILEGLNRLGFRFARADVESGRIYGVQQSLPFYQEIEFYPSPQFARAINQLELTFVATPQHLQVVLELDKRGGLFTEGHDTFGRFTVDYASAERTDWAAQLHGWLEQSLRKRGLFF from the coding sequence GTGGTCTTCAAGCGAATGATGCAGGCGTTGGGTGTCGGCGGCCCGTCCGTCGAGACGGTGCTCAGCAACCCCAACTGCCGCCCGGGCGGCTACCTCGAGGGCCAGATCCACGTCGTCGGCGGCGACCACCCGGTCGACATCGAGTACGTGGCCCTCGGCATGGTCACCCGGGTCGAGGTGGAGAGCGGCGACGCCGAGTACGACTCGACCACCGAGTTCCACCGCCAGCGCGCCACCGGCGCCTTCCGGCTCGAGGGCGGGCAGCGCTACGACATCCCGTTCCGCTTCGAGGTGCCCTGGGAGACCCCGATCACCGAGGTGTACGGGCAGCACCTGCACGGCATGACGATGGCCCTGCGGACCGAGCTCGAGGTGGCCCGCGCCGTCGACAAGGGTGACCTGGACGCCGTGGCCGTGCATCCGCTGCCGGCCCAGGAGCGCATCCTCGAGGGCCTCAACCGGCTCGGCTTCCGGTTCGCCCGCGCCGACGTGGAGAGCGGCCGCATCTACGGCGTGCAGCAGAGCCTGCCGTTCTACCAGGAGATCGAGTTCTACCCGTCGCCGCAGTTCGCCCGCGCGATCAACCAGCTCGAGCTGACGTTCGTGGCCACGCCGCAGCACCTGCAGGTGGTGCTCGAGCTCGACAAGCGCGGCGGCCTGTTCACCGAGGGCCACGACACCTTCGGCCGGTTCACGGTCGACTACGCCTCCGCGGAGCGGACCGACTGGGCCGCCCAGCTGCACGGCTGGCTCGAGCAGTCCCTCCGCAAGCGGGGGCTGTTCTTCTAG
- a CDS encoding class I SAM-dependent methyltransferase yields MTDIKRRKLIGEMEGPMARWYAKQRGSDAQLVLWRQQAAELAEDLPSGAAVLEVAPGPGYLSIELARLGFAVTGLDISRTFVQLATDRARAEGVQVEFRHGDVADLPFADDSFDLVVCQAAFKNFASPVTALDQIHRVLRPGGVAVVLDMNRGATDDDIRADVAGMRLNRVNSAFTRMALGGLRRRAYTAADFARVAADSAFGDSAAHADGMTLEVRLTKAA; encoded by the coding sequence GTGACGGACATCAAGCGGCGCAAGCTGATCGGCGAGATGGAAGGGCCCATGGCCCGGTGGTACGCGAAGCAGCGCGGCTCCGACGCGCAGCTGGTGCTGTGGCGGCAGCAGGCGGCCGAGCTGGCCGAGGACCTCCCGTCCGGTGCCGCCGTGCTGGAGGTGGCGCCCGGCCCCGGCTACCTGAGCATCGAGCTGGCCCGGCTCGGGTTCGCCGTGACCGGCCTCGACATCAGCCGGACCTTCGTCCAGCTGGCCACCGACCGGGCGCGGGCCGAGGGCGTCCAGGTCGAGTTCCGGCACGGCGACGTCGCCGACCTGCCGTTCGCCGACGACAGCTTCGACCTGGTGGTCTGCCAGGCGGCGTTCAAGAACTTCGCCAGCCCGGTGACCGCGCTGGACCAGATCCACCGGGTGCTGCGACCGGGCGGCGTAGCGGTGGTGCTCGACATGAACCGCGGCGCGACCGACGACGACATCCGGGCCGACGTGGCCGGCATGCGGCTCAACCGGGTCAACAGCGCCTTCACCCGGATGGCGCTGGGCGGCCTGCGCCGGCGTGCCTACACGGCCGCCGACTTCGCCCGGGTCGCCGCCGACAGCGCGTTCGGCGACAGCGCCGCGCACGCCGACGGCATGACCCTGGAGGTACGGCTGACGAAGGCCGCCTGA
- a CDS encoding VOC family protein codes for MSDTYGILPWRVIMTARWQGCRMVSRFTQWTLDVRDPARMAAFWSAALGYEIDADGQHLRPPADAPAGSLTVWLQPGAGAKRDKNRAHPDLHAPTGDVAAEVTRLLALGATRADVGQTGDEGFTVLTDPEGNEFCLIHHPWRRD; via the coding sequence ATGTCGGACACGTACGGCATCCTGCCATGGCGGGTGATCATGACCGCGCGGTGGCAGGGTTGCCGCATGGTCAGCCGTTTCACGCAGTGGACCCTGGACGTCCGCGACCCGGCCCGGATGGCGGCCTTCTGGTCGGCCGCGCTGGGCTACGAGATCGACGCCGACGGCCAACACCTCCGCCCGCCGGCCGACGCGCCGGCTGGGTCGCTGACGGTGTGGCTGCAACCGGGCGCGGGCGCGAAGCGGGACAAGAACCGCGCCCACCCGGACCTGCACGCCCCCACCGGAGACGTGGCGGCGGAGGTCACCCGCCTGTTGGCCCTGGGCGCCACCCGAGCCGACGTGGGCCAAACCGGCGACGAGGGCTTCACGGTCCTCACCGACCCGGAAGGCAACGAGTTCTGCCTGATCCACCACCCCTGGCGGCGCGACTGA
- the sigB gene encoding RNA polymerase sigma factor SigB, translated as MNDYDQIDLDATDERGVSADLVRAYLNGIGRTKLLTAVEEVDLARRIEAGLFAEEKLATADIPHGLRADLEIVAQEGRAAKDRLLEANLRLVVSIAKRYTGRGMAFLDLIQEGNLGLIRAVEKFDYAKGYKFSTYATWWIRQAITRAMADQSRTIRIPVHMVEQVNRMVRARRDLAVSLGREPTVAEVAVALEMQEFQVIELISYDREPVSLDQAVGEDGESALGDFVVGVDARQEPGDEVSQGMLRNEVEIVLSTLSQREQAVIRLRFGLDDGRQRTLDEVGREFGLSRERIRQIEKVTLLKLRHPSRAQRLEAYAS; from the coding sequence ATGAACGACTACGACCAGATCGACCTGGACGCCACCGATGAACGGGGCGTCTCCGCCGACCTCGTCCGCGCGTACCTCAACGGCATCGGCCGCACGAAGCTGCTGACGGCCGTCGAGGAGGTCGACCTGGCGCGGCGGATCGAAGCCGGGTTGTTCGCCGAGGAGAAGCTCGCCACGGCGGACATCCCCCACGGGCTGCGGGCCGACCTGGAGATCGTCGCCCAGGAGGGGCGCGCCGCCAAGGACCGCCTCCTCGAGGCCAACCTGCGGCTCGTGGTCAGCATCGCGAAGCGCTACACCGGGCGGGGCATGGCCTTCCTCGACCTCATCCAGGAGGGCAACCTCGGCCTCATCCGCGCGGTCGAGAAGTTCGACTACGCCAAGGGCTACAAGTTCTCGACGTACGCGACGTGGTGGATCCGCCAGGCGATCACCCGCGCGATGGCCGACCAGTCCCGGACGATCCGCATCCCGGTGCACATGGTCGAGCAGGTCAACCGCATGGTCCGGGCCCGTCGCGACCTGGCGGTGTCGCTGGGCCGGGAGCCCACGGTGGCCGAGGTCGCGGTCGCGCTGGAGATGCAGGAGTTCCAGGTCATCGAGCTGATCTCTTACGACCGCGAGCCGGTCAGCCTCGACCAGGCCGTCGGCGAGGACGGCGAGAGCGCCCTCGGTGACTTCGTGGTCGGCGTCGACGCCCGTCAGGAGCCGGGCGACGAGGTCTCGCAGGGCATGCTCCGCAACGAGGTCGAGATCGTGCTGTCGACGCTGTCGCAGCGCGAGCAGGCCGTCATCCGGCTGCGGTTCGGCCTCGACGACGGCCGCCAGCGCACCCTCGACGAGGTCGGGCGCGAGTTCGGCCTGTCGCGCGAGCGGATCCGCCAGATCGAGAAGGTCACGCTGCTCAAGCTGCGCCACCCCTCCCGGGCCCAGCGTCTCGAGGCGTACGCCTCCTG
- a CDS encoding M28 family peptidase, with protein sequence MVFRTVRKTLAVIGAASLVGALALTNPAQAASNNNSVRKLTKAVTLGGVLRHEIAFQAIGSLSGGNRGSGLVGYDRSADYVATLLRLAGYEVTRQPFSFNFFEEFGSAFEQVSPNPTVYEEGVTYSLADYSGSADVTAAVVPVDLALDPPRTSTSGCEAGDFDPAVVTGKIVLLQRGGTNCSFGLKVANAQAAGAVAAILMNQGNGTPEANPDRYNLLLPTLGAPAAIPAVGVSYATGEALANTPGLTVRIMADTTSEVRQTENVIAESRGGDATDVVMAGAHLDSEPDTVGINDNGSGSAALLEVALQMARTKTPNKTRFAWWGAEESNLVGSTYYVGQLTPAQRSDIALYLNFDMIASPNYILGVYDGDDSAGQGSPAGPPGSAEIEAVFQDFFADRGLPTRAADFTGRSDYGPFIAAGVGIPAGGLFTGAEVLKTAEDVADYGGVEGEQYDPCYHDPCDSLFPVRNGADAALYAELDRQYDMLGNLNLEALDVNSDAMATAILTFALDTSALPERPTTAAARSSAGPAYVGKEGSI encoded by the coding sequence GTGGTGTTCCGCACCGTCCGCAAAACCCTGGCGGTCATCGGGGCCGCCAGTCTGGTGGGTGCCCTGGCGCTGACGAACCCGGCGCAGGCAGCTTCCAACAACAACTCCGTCCGCAAGCTCACCAAGGCGGTCACGCTGGGTGGCGTGCTCCGGCACGAGATCGCGTTCCAGGCGATCGGCAGCCTCAGCGGGGGCAATCGCGGCTCCGGCCTCGTCGGCTACGACCGCAGCGCCGACTACGTGGCGACCCTGCTGCGGCTGGCCGGCTACGAGGTCACCCGGCAGCCGTTCTCGTTCAACTTCTTCGAGGAGTTCGGCTCGGCCTTCGAGCAGGTCTCCCCGAACCCGACGGTGTACGAGGAGGGCGTCACCTACAGCCTGGCCGACTACTCCGGTTCGGCCGACGTGACGGCCGCGGTCGTACCCGTCGACCTGGCGCTCGACCCGCCGCGGACATCGACGTCGGGCTGCGAGGCCGGCGACTTCGACCCCGCCGTGGTGACCGGCAAGATCGTGCTGCTGCAGCGCGGCGGCACCAACTGCTCCTTCGGCCTGAAGGTGGCCAACGCCCAGGCGGCCGGCGCCGTGGCGGCCATCCTGATGAACCAGGGCAACGGCACGCCGGAGGCCAACCCGGACCGCTACAACCTGCTGCTGCCCACGCTCGGCGCACCCGCCGCGATCCCGGCCGTCGGCGTGTCCTACGCGACCGGCGAGGCGCTCGCCAACACGCCGGGTCTCACCGTCCGGATCATGGCCGACACCACGTCGGAGGTACGCCAGACGGAGAACGTGATCGCCGAGTCCCGTGGCGGCGACGCGACCGACGTCGTGATGGCCGGCGCCCACCTCGACTCCGAGCCGGACACCGTCGGCATCAACGACAACGGCAGCGGCTCCGCGGCGCTGCTCGAGGTCGCGCTGCAGATGGCGAGGACGAAGACGCCCAACAAGACCAGGTTCGCCTGGTGGGGCGCCGAGGAGTCCAACCTGGTCGGTTCGACGTACTACGTGGGGCAGTTGACGCCCGCGCAGCGTTCCGACATCGCGCTCTACCTCAACTTCGACATGATCGCGTCGCCCAACTACATCCTCGGGGTGTACGACGGCGACGACTCGGCCGGCCAGGGCTCGCCGGCCGGCCCGCCCGGCTCGGCCGAGATCGAAGCGGTCTTCCAGGACTTCTTCGCCGACCGCGGCCTGCCCACGAGGGCGGCCGACTTCACCGGCCGTTCCGACTACGGCCCGTTCATCGCGGCCGGCGTCGGCATCCCGGCCGGCGGCCTGTTCACCGGCGCCGAGGTCCTGAAGACGGCGGAAGACGTCGCCGACTACGGCGGCGTCGAGGGCGAGCAGTACGACCCGTGCTACCACGACCCCTGCGACAGCCTGTTCCCGGTCCGCAACGGCGCGGACGCGGCCCTCTACGCCGAGCTGGACCGCCAGTACGACATGCTCGGCAACCTCAACCTCGAGGCCCTGGACGTGAACTCCGACGCCATGGCGACGGCCATCCTCACGTTCGCCCTCGACACGTCAGCCCTGCCCGAACGCCCGACCACGGCCGCCGCCCGCAGCAGCGCGGGCCCGGCCTACGTCGGCAAGGAAGGCTCGATCTAG